In Bradyrhizobium sp. CCBAU 051011, the following are encoded in one genomic region:
- the rplA gene encoding 50S ribosomal protein L1 — MAIGKRLKKVREGIDREKLYPLADAIKMVKERATSKFDETIEIAINLGVDPRHADQMVRGVVNLPNGTGRTLRVGVFARGAKAEEAKAAGADVVGAEDLVEKVQGGNIDFDRCIATPDMMPLVGRLGKVLGPRGMMPNPKIGTVTMDVTSAVKGAKGGSVEFRVEKAGIVQAGVGKASFSEEKLVQNVKALADAVSKAKPAGAKGTYIQRVAVSSTMGPGVKVEPGTLLG, encoded by the coding sequence ATGGCAATCGGAAAACGTTTGAAGAAGGTTCGTGAAGGCATCGACCGCGAGAAGCTCTATCCGCTCGCGGATGCCATCAAGATGGTCAAGGAACGCGCCACCTCGAAGTTCGACGAAACGATCGAGATCGCGATCAATCTCGGCGTCGACCCGCGTCACGCCGACCAGATGGTTCGTGGCGTCGTCAACCTGCCGAACGGCACCGGCCGCACGCTGCGCGTCGGCGTGTTCGCTCGCGGTGCGAAAGCGGAAGAAGCCAAGGCTGCGGGTGCTGACGTCGTCGGCGCCGAAGACCTGGTCGAGAAGGTGCAGGGCGGCAACATCGATTTCGATCGCTGCATCGCCACTCCCGACATGATGCCGCTGGTCGGCCGCCTCGGTAAGGTGCTCGGCCCGCGCGGCATGATGCCGAATCCGAAGATCGGCACCGTGACCATGGACGTCACCTCCGCCGTGAAGGGCGCCAAGGGCGGCTCGGTCGAATTCCGCGTCGAGAAGGCCGGCATCGTGCAGGCCGGCGTCGGCAAGGCGTCGTTCTCCGAGGAAAAGCTGGTGCAGAACGTGAAGGCGCTTGCCGATGCGGTGTCGAAAGCAAAGCCCGCGGGCGCCAAGGGCACCTACATCCAGCGCGTGGCGGTCTCCTCCACCATGGGCCCGGGCGTCAAGGTCGAGCCGGGCACGCTGCTCGGCTAA
- the rplK gene encoding 50S ribosomal protein L11, whose translation MAKKVTGYLKLQVPAGAANPSPPIGPALGQRGLNIMEFCKAFNAQTQKEEKNTPIPVIITIYADRSFTFEMKTPPMSHFLKQAAKIQSGSKAPGRDKAGKVTKAQVREIAEKKMKDLNCDSIESAMKMVEGSARSMGLEVAG comes from the coding sequence ATGGCAAAGAAAGTGACCGGATACCTGAAGCTTCAGGTCCCGGCCGGTGCGGCGAATCCTTCGCCCCCGATCGGCCCCGCGCTTGGTCAGCGCGGTCTCAACATCATGGAATTCTGCAAGGCGTTCAACGCGCAGACGCAGAAGGAAGAAAAGAACACCCCGATCCCGGTGATCATCACCATCTATGCGGACCGTTCCTTCACCTTCGAGATGAAGACGCCGCCGATGTCCCACTTCCTCAAGCAGGCCGCCAAGATCCAGTCCGGCTCGAAAGCCCCGGGCCGCGACAAGGCCGGCAAGGTGACGAAAGCGCAGGTGCGCGAGATCGCCGAGAAGAAGATGAAGGATCTCAATTGCGATTCCATCGAATCGGCCATGAAGATGGTCGAGGGCTCCGCCCGTTCGATGGGTCTGGAAGTTGCGGGGTAA
- the sigJ gene encoding RNA polymerase sigma factor SigJ, with amino-acid sequence MLMSSNRPHDHDPLAPHRGRLLGLAYRMLGSRSDAEDVVQDAYLRFTGAQDVHNAEAFLVTVVTRLCLDRLKSAKAQREIYVGPWLPEPVFDAEGLSADAATELADDLSFALLLALDRLSPLERAAFLLHDVFDTPFPEIAAMLDRSEAACRQLASRARRAVRDDRPAPAATPDSHARLLQAFSDAVASGNVRQLAELLREDAVAITDGGGRKFAALNPIIGADKVARFFIGLAGKIAGQDFRIEPAAINGAAGALLFLDGELDLTLSMAISGEKIAAIYVVRNPDKLRHLPPAAAH; translated from the coding sequence ATGTTGATGTCGTCAAACAGGCCGCATGATCACGACCCGCTGGCGCCCCATCGCGGGCGTCTGCTCGGGCTCGCCTATCGCATGCTCGGCAGCCGCAGCGACGCCGAAGACGTCGTGCAGGACGCCTATCTGCGATTTACCGGCGCGCAGGACGTTCACAATGCGGAAGCCTTTCTCGTCACCGTCGTGACGCGGCTTTGTCTCGATCGCCTGAAGAGCGCGAAAGCACAACGGGAGATCTATGTCGGGCCTTGGCTTCCCGAGCCGGTGTTCGATGCCGAGGGCCTGTCGGCCGACGCCGCTACAGAACTGGCCGACGACCTGTCGTTCGCGCTGCTGCTGGCGCTGGATCGGCTGTCGCCGCTGGAGCGCGCGGCCTTCCTGCTGCACGACGTCTTCGATACGCCGTTTCCCGAAATCGCCGCCATGCTCGACCGCAGCGAGGCGGCCTGCCGGCAACTGGCATCGCGGGCCCGCCGCGCGGTGCGCGACGATCGCCCGGCACCCGCGGCAACGCCGGACAGTCACGCGCGCCTGCTGCAGGCTTTCAGCGATGCGGTTGCTAGCGGCAATGTCAGGCAGCTTGCCGAGTTGCTGCGCGAGGATGCGGTGGCGATCACGGATGGCGGCGGCCGCAAGTTCGCCGCGCTCAACCCGATCATCGGCGCCGACAAGGTCGCGCGCTTCTTCATCGGCCTTGCCGGCAAGATCGCCGGCCAGGATTTCCGCATCGAGCCGGCTGCCATCAACGGCGCCGCTGGCGCCCTGCTCTTTCTGGACGGCGAACTCGATCTCACCCTGAGCATGGCGATATCAGGCGAGAAAATCGCCGCGATCTATGTCGTTCGCAACCCGGACAAGCTGCGGCACCTGCCGCCCGCGGCGGCGCACTGA
- the rplL gene encoding 50S ribosomal protein L7/L12: MADLQKIVDDLSSLTVLEAAELAKLLEEKWGVSAAAAVAVAGPAGGGAAAAPAEEKTDFTVVLAAAGDKKIEVIKEVRAITGLGLKEAKDLVEGAPKPLKEGVNKEEADKIKAQLEKAGAKVELK, from the coding sequence ATGGCTGACTTGCAGAAAATCGTCGACGACCTCTCGAGCCTGACCGTGCTCGAAGCCGCCGAACTCGCCAAGCTCCTCGAAGAAAAGTGGGGCGTTTCCGCCGCTGCCGCCGTCGCGGTTGCCGGTCCCGCGGGTGGTGGCGCCGCCGCCGCTCCGGCTGAAGAGAAGACCGACTTCACGGTCGTTCTCGCCGCTGCCGGTGACAAGAAGATCGAGGTCATCAAGGAAGTCCGCGCCATCACCGGCCTGGGCCTCAAGGAAGCCAAGGACCTCGTCGAAGGCGCTCCGAAGCCGCTGAAGGAAGGCGTGAACAAGGAAGAAGCCGACAAGATCAAGGCCCAGCTCGAAAAGGCTGGCGCGAAGGTGGAATTGAAGTAA
- a CDS encoding 2-hydroxyacid dehydrogenase, whose amino-acid sequence MPEKVLIYSRFPKAQMERFGQRYELLNAAGKAPNEVLAADQLADIRALITAGATSLRGEAMDMMPKLGAIVCYGTGYDGVDLAAAAKRRIAVGHSPGANAASVADIAVTLMLAATRRLLVADDYVRGGSWAAAKPSPMMRPQAGMLGRKIGVYGMGEIGRKIAARVAAFETEVGYFSRSKHDVPYQYFPTLDALAEWCSVLMIAVRAGAETNHAVDANILRKLGKDGYVINISRGSVIDQPALIAALSDQTIGGAGLDVYAKEPHAPDALTALPNVVLSPHIGGHTLESHVAMQDCVLANLDAFFAGKPLPYAVPLG is encoded by the coding sequence ATGCCCGAGAAAGTCCTGATCTATTCGCGTTTTCCCAAAGCCCAGATGGAGCGCTTCGGCCAGCGCTATGAATTGCTGAACGCGGCCGGCAAGGCGCCCAATGAGGTGCTCGCGGCCGATCAACTCGCGGATATTCGTGCGCTGATCACCGCAGGCGCTACGTCGCTTCGCGGTGAAGCGATGGACATGATGCCGAAATTGGGCGCCATCGTCTGCTACGGCACCGGCTATGACGGCGTCGATCTGGCGGCGGCGGCGAAGCGCAGGATCGCGGTTGGTCACAGCCCGGGCGCGAATGCGGCCTCGGTCGCCGACATCGCGGTCACGCTGATGCTCGCAGCCACGCGGCGGCTGCTCGTGGCGGATGACTATGTGCGGGGCGGGAGCTGGGCGGCGGCAAAGCCGTCGCCGATGATGCGCCCGCAAGCCGGCATGCTCGGCCGCAAAATCGGCGTCTACGGCATGGGCGAGATCGGCCGCAAGATCGCGGCGCGGGTGGCCGCGTTCGAAACCGAGGTCGGCTATTTCAGCCGCAGTAAGCACGACGTTCCCTATCAATATTTTCCGACGCTCGATGCGCTGGCCGAATGGTGTAGTGTCCTGATGATCGCGGTGCGGGCGGGCGCGGAAACCAATCACGCGGTCGATGCCAATATCCTGCGCAAGCTTGGCAAGGACGGCTACGTCATCAACATTTCGCGCGGCTCGGTGATCGACCAGCCGGCGCTGATCGCGGCGCTGTCCGACCAGACCATCGGCGGCGCGGGCCTCGACGTCTACGCCAAGGAGCCGCATGCGCCTGACGCGCTGACGGCGCTGCCCAATGTCGTGCTCTCTCCGCATATCGGCGGCCATACGCTGGAGTCGCATGTGGCGATGCAGGATTGCGTGCTGGCCAATCTCGACGCGTTCTTCGCCGGCAAGCCACTGCCGTATGCGGTGCCGCTCGGCTGA
- the secE gene encoding preprotein translocase subunit SecE — protein sequence MAFSPFKFLQEVRSETAKVTWPTRREVTITTIMVFVMVALASIFFFVADLIIRYVVTFLLGVH from the coding sequence ATGGCTTTCAGCCCGTTCAAATTCCTGCAGGAAGTGCGCTCGGAGACCGCCAAGGTCACCTGGCCGACACGCCGTGAGGTGACGATCACCACGATCATGGTGTTCGTGATGGTTGCGCTGGCTTCGATCTTCTTCTTCGTGGCGGACTTGATCATCCGCTACGTCGTCACTTTCCTGCTGGGCGTCCACTGA
- the nusG gene encoding transcription termination/antitermination protein NusG translates to MDKRWYIVHAYSNFEKKVAESIREQAKQRGLEELFELVLVPTEKVTEVRRGRKIDAERKFFPGYVLVKMKLTDEAFHLIKNTPKVTGFLGAENKPMPISESEAMRILHQVQEGVERPKASVSFEIGENVRVADGPFASFSGVVEEIDEARSRVKVAVSIFGRATPVELEFGQVEKV, encoded by the coding sequence ATGGACAAGCGCTGGTATATTGTTCACGCCTATTCGAATTTCGAGAAGAAGGTCGCGGAATCGATCCGCGAGCAGGCCAAGCAGCGCGGGCTCGAGGAACTGTTCGAACTGGTACTGGTGCCGACCGAAAAGGTCACCGAAGTGCGCCGCGGCCGCAAGATCGACGCCGAGCGCAAGTTCTTCCCGGGCTACGTGCTGGTGAAGATGAAGCTGACCGACGAGGCGTTCCATCTCATCAAGAACACGCCCAAGGTGACCGGCTTCCTCGGCGCCGAAAACAAGCCGATGCCGATCTCCGAATCCGAGGCGATGCGGATCCTGCATCAGGTGCAGGAGGGCGTCGAACGTCCGAAGGCGTCGGTGTCGTTCGAAATCGGCGAGAACGTGCGGGTGGCCGATGGCCCGTTCGCCTCGTTCTCCGGCGTGGTTGAAGAAATTGACGAGGCGCGTTCGCGCGTGAAGGTCGCGGTGTCGATCTTCGGCCGCGCCACGCCCGTCGAACTGGAATTCGGTCAGGTCGAAAAGGTCTGA
- the rplJ gene encoding 50S ribosomal protein L10, with translation MERAAKKDAVEALNGVFKTTSVAVVAHYSGLTVAQMQKLRTQMKQAGASVKVSKNRLAKIALEGTDVVAIGSLLKGPTVIATSNDPVAAPKVAMEFAKANEKFVILGGSMGKTVLDVNGVKALASLPSLDELRGKLVGLLVAPATKIAQLSTAPAAKLARVIQAHASKGEAA, from the coding sequence GTGGAAAGAGCGGCAAAAAAGGACGCGGTTGAGGCGTTGAACGGGGTCTTCAAGACCACGAGCGTCGCAGTCGTCGCCCACTATTCCGGCCTCACCGTGGCCCAGATGCAAAAGCTGCGTACGCAGATGAAGCAGGCGGGCGCGTCGGTGAAGGTCTCGAAAAACCGTCTCGCCAAAATTGCTCTTGAAGGCACTGACGTCGTTGCCATCGGTTCCCTGCTGAAGGGACCGACCGTGATCGCCACTTCAAACGATCCGGTAGCGGCGCCGAAGGTTGCCATGGAATTCGCCAAGGCGAACGAAAAGTTCGTCATTCTTGGCGGTTCGATGGGTAAAACCGTCCTGGATGTGAACGGCGTGAAGGCGCTTGCCTCGCTGCCGTCACTCGATGAACTGCGCGGAAAGCTTGTCGGCCTCCTGGTGGCGCCGGCGACCAAGATCGCCCAGCTCTCGACTGCGCCTGCGGCCAAGCTCGCGCGCGTCATTCAGGCTCATGCCTCAAAGGGCGAAGCGGCCTGA